Part of the Tepiditoga spiralis genome, TTGTAGAAACTTTTAAATTTTCAACCTCTCCATTTAAAATTAATTTTTCTGATTTTGTTGATGCCATTTCAAAATTTCTTGTAAAAGTAACAAACTTTCCATTTGATACTTTTTCACACAATCCACAAAAAGTACATTTTCTAAGATCAATTGTTTTATTTTCTATATTTATCGCATCTTGCGGACAAACATCAGCACATTTTTCTACAATTTCTATTGAACAATTTGTATTTATTTTTGGAAGTCCTCTATAATTTTTAGGAAGTTCTATTTCTTTTTTAGGATATTTTGATGTTCTATTTTTTTGTTCAATTCTATTTTTTATTATATCAAAAAACATTTTCATTACCTCTCTTTTATAGGTCAAAGCCAGAATAAGATAAATTAAAGCTTTTATTACATAATGGAAAATCATAAATTCCTTCATTTCTTACTGCAATTTCAAGACCTTTCCAATTATTAAATGATGGATCTTTTATTTTATACCTAATAATTTTCCCATCTTTATTTGTTATTATACAATGAGATAATTCTCCTCTCCAACCTTCCTGCAAGGTTAAAATCAAAGTTTCTTTTGGTAATTTAAAATTTTGTATTACAACTTTTGAATCTATACTTTTAATTTTTTTCAATAAATTTTGTACTATTTTTAATGATTCTTTTGTTTCTTTATATCTTATCATCGCTCTAGCCATAGCATCACCAGAAGTTTCAATAATTTCTTCAAGCTTTATTTTCTTCCAACTTTCATTTGGAAAAAATCTTCTTACATCATAATTTATACCAGATGCTCTTCCAACTATACCAACCATATTTATTTTTTCTGCAATATTTTTTTCTACAATTCCAGTATCTTCTAATCTACTCAATACCCCAGCTTGAGAAAAAAACATATCTCCAACATTAATTATTTCCTTTTCTAATTGTTTTATTTTTTTTATAAAATTATTTTTTTGTTGTTCACTTATCATATTTTCAGTTCCTGGCCTAATTAATCCTCTTCCAAACCTATTTCCAGATATTTCTAATAGTATATTCAAAAATTCTCCTCTAATTCTTCCATAATAAGAAGAAACAGTTAAAAAGGCTATATCTCCACTTAAAGCTCCCAAATCACCTATATGATTTGCAATTCTTTCTAATTCTAAAGAGATTAGTCTTAATAATTTTTCATTTTCATTAATTTTTATATTCATCATTTCTTCAATAGCTTCTGAATATGAAATACTGTGAACAATCGTTGAATCTCCACTTATACTTTCTATAATAGTTGGTATTTTTTTTAATTTAACATTCTCTAATTGTTTTTCTATGCCTCTATGTTGGTATCCATGTTGAATCTCTAAATTATATACTTTTTCTCCAACACAATTAAATCTAAAGTGTCCCGGTTCTATTACACCAGCATGGATTGGACCAACAGCAACTTGATGAACTTCTTCACCTTCCATTTTATAAAAAGGATAATTTCCAGGTATTACTTTTTCATAATCATTATTAAATAAATCCTTTTTCCCAACATAATTTTTATGGTATCTTAAAGATTTAAACCATGGGTGACCTATTGGTTTTATTGAAAATTGTTCTGCTATTTCTCTTTCATATTCATTAAATTGTTCATATTTTTTTGTTAGTGATTCATATTCATTTGGTGCTTCACAAAGTCCTATCCAAAGCATTTCTGTTCTTAAAATAATGATTAACATTACTTTGTTATTCATTTCAAAAGCAAAATATTGAATTACTTTTGCATTTTTTGCCATTAATATCTCTATTTCATTATAAAAATCATCAAAAGTACTTAATGGCACTTCAGATAAATTTATTTTTTTAGTATTTTCTATATTTATAAAATTTTTATTCATAATGCACCGCCAAAAACTTCAACTGCCTTATTAATCAGTTCTAACAATTGATTAAATTGAAAAAAAGTAATAATAAATGATGTACTAAGCAAAATATATTGAGGATAAACTCTCCAATTATTTTCTTTTATTTTAGGTTCATATTCAGTTTTATCATAATACATCTTTAACATATACTTTATAAAACCTGCAACAATTAATATAAGACTAAAAACAAACAATGAAACAGCCACATATTTTCCTTTTTTTATTGAGCCCACAATTATCAAAAACTCACTAAAAAACAATCCAAAAGGTGGAAATCCCAGAATGGCAACCGTTCCTAAAAACATAGCAATGAATGTTTTAGGTAAAAATTTTACCATATTTCCAATTTTTTCTATGAGTTTTGTTTCATAGCTAATTAAAACATTTCCAGCAGATAAAAACAAAGAAGATTTTATTAATGCATGATGTATTAAATGAAAAATAGCTCCATAAGCAGCTATTCCACCTATTCCTGCTCCAAAGGCTATAATCCCCATATTTTCAACACTTGAATATGCTAACATTCTTTTATAATCAACTTGTTTTAATATAAATACTGCAGCTATTAACATAGATAATAATCCAAGAATAATTAAAGACATTTCAGCAAAAGTTCCTGCCTCAGTTACTTTTAAAACTTTTGTTATTTTAAAAATGCCTAAAAATGCTGTATTTAATAATGCACCTGAAAGAAGTGCAGAAGCTGGACTTGCTGCTTCACTGTGTGCATCTGGAAGCCAGGTGTGCATTGGTGCTAATCCCATCTTTGTTCCATATCCTATTAAAATAAAAACAAATCCCGCTTTTAACCATTCCATTTTTAAAAGAGATGGATTTTTATATAATTCAGTAAAGCTCAATGCAATTTTTAAATTTGCTTCATCTCTTGCAATTGCAATTAAAAATGTTCCAAGTAAAGCTAATGCTATACCAACAGAACATATTATTACATACTTCCATGCTGCTTCTATTGAAGTTTTTGACTTATGAATAAATATAAGCGGTGCACTTGTTATTGTTGTTGCTTCCACAGATATCCAAAATAATATTAAATTATCTGATATTGCAACTGAACTCATCGAAGCTAAGAAGAGTATCATAAATGCATTAAATATTTTTTCGTTTTCATATTTTACTTCTTTTAAATAAAAAACAGTGTAAAAAGATATTATCAAAAATAAAAACGAAGTAATTAATAGTACTATCATTCCATCAGAAGATAAAAAAACATATTTATTAAACATTGGTTTTAGGAAACCACCCCAACTTAACATTGTCAATGTAAAATGTATTATTCCAGTAATAGGTAATAAAATTTTTGATTCTTTTACAAAAAAGATCAATATTCCAATTATAAAAGGTACAATCACTATTAATTCTATCATCATTTACTCCTTTAAATTTTTTAATTTTATGGTATTTATAGTTTCAAATTTTATATTTATCTGTTGTAAAATAACTACCATAATCATAACTCCAACTAAAATATCCAATAAAATACCAAATTCAACTATATAACTACTTTTATTAATTAACATACTTCCAATTAAATATATTCCATTTTCAAGCATTAAGTATCCTATAACCTGTGTAATAGTCTTTCTTCTTGCAATAAGCAAGAACATACCTGATAAAATAGTAGCTATTGCAGTAACTCCCAAAAGATTATTTGAAATTGGAAATGATATTTTATTTTGAATAACAAATGAAAAAACAATGATCAATACTGATATAAAAATAGAAGCATGATAACCAACAATAGGTTCTAATTCTTTTTTCATTATAACTTTATCCAACACTTTTATTAACATTGTTGGAATTATAATTCCTTTTACTAAAAAGGGGATAAAAGCAAAAACTATAGTTGTAATAGTAATTTTTTCTTCTATAAATATTGGTACTAAAGATACTAAACTTCCTTGTAAAAATATTGTATAAATTAAAATTCTCAATCTACTTGAATTCAAACTAAAAATCAAAGAAAATAATATTATCATTAATAAAAGATTTAATATACTCATTTTAAAAACCCCTTAACTAATATATTGGCTAAAATTGATAAAGAAAAAGATGTTAAAATAAATTTTGGAACCTTTTCAAATTTAAATCTTGGTATTAAAGATTCAATTACGCCAATGAATACATAAATTAAAAATATTATTCCATAAAAAATTATTGTATCTAAATAAAAGTTATTAAATGAAAAGAACATTAATAATTTTGCAATGAATGCAGCATAAAACATCAATTTTAAATTAGCACCAAAATGTATAAAACCAAGATCTGGTCCACTATGATCAAGAACCATAACTTCATGAATCATTGTGAGCTCTAAATGAGTTTTTGGATCATCAACTGGAACTCTTGAATTTTCTGTTAATAAAATCATAAATAAAGAAATTATTATTAAAATCAAAGAAAGTCCATAATCACTCCAAATGTTTTTATTAAAATTGAGTATATTCATAAATGAACTGTATCCATTCATATTAACTAAAGAAATTATAGACATAAATAAAGTTAATTCAGCTAAAGCAGAATAATATCCTTCTCTGCTTCCTCCCATTCCTTCAAATGAAGAACCAGTATCCATTGCAGATATTATAGTAAAAAATCTACTCAATCCCATCAAATAAATTATAAAGACAATATCTCCATTAAATGAAAGTATTGAATTAAATCCTGCAATTGGAAAGAACATCAAAGCTATTAATGCAACAGTAAAGGATATAATTGGTCCAATTTTAAATATAAAAGTTGTTGTACTACTATATACAGAACCTTTATTAAAAAGAAGTTTTTTTAATGTATAGTAATTTATAAAAATTGAAGGTCCTTTTTTTCCTGAAAAAAATGCTTTAGTTTTTAAAATTATTCCTGAAAATAAAGGAGATAAAAATATTGTTAAAATAAATAAAATTATTGACTTCATTTAATAACCCCCATTATCAAAAACAATGTTAATGCTATAAAAATATATGCTATGTATCCATGAACATCACCATGTTGTATCCATCTTAATTTATTAGATATAAATAAAATTGGATTGACAATATACTTTTTTATTAAATATTCTGAAACATCTATTGTCTTTGATTCATACATAGTTCCTTTAGGAAAGATTCCTTTTATTTCATCTATACTTTCTTCTACTTTTATAAAAGGTTTATAAAAATTTAGTATTTCATGAGCATAAGAACTTCCAGTATATTGCATTTTAGATGTAGGATAACCATATCCACAATCCCAAGTAGTGCTATTTTTAATTTTTTTATTTTTATAAAAATACTTTCTTATTAAATAAATAATCAATAAAGAAATGATAAAAAGTGTACTTGAAAAAGTTATATTAGAAGCTATTTTTAAATCAATATTAACTTTTTGAGTTAATTTAAAACTATTAACTATATTAAAAACATTATTTATAAAAACTGAAGGAAAAATTCCTATAAAAATACAAAAAATTGTAAGTATTATCATTGGAATTAAAATAAAATAATTACTTTCTTTTGCATTTTTTGCTTTATTCGTTTTTGGAGTTCCTAAAAATACCACTCCAATTACTTTTGTAAAACACATTATTGCAAGTCCTCCTATCATTACAAGAGATAATATCACAATCAATGAAAAAACATATGGAAAGTTTGATAAATTCATTCCATTAAATACTCCAAAATATATTAAAAATTCACTTACAAATCCATTAAATGGTGGTAATCCTGCTATTGCCAGTGAGCCAATTAAAAATGTAATTGAAGTTACTTTCATTTTTTTTAAAAAACCACCCATTTCTTCAATTGATTCAATTCCTGTTTGATGTAAAATAGATCCAGCACCTAAAAATAATAAAGATTTAAATATTGAATGATTTAATATATGTAATAAACCCCCACTAAAACCAAGTAATGTAATAATAGGATTTTTTATTGTAACACCCAACATTCCAACACCAATACCCATTGTAATAATTCCAATATTTTCTACACTATGATATGCTAACAATTTTTTTAAATTATGTTGTCCTAATGCATAAACAACCCCCAAAATACCAGAAATTACTCCAATTGATATTACAATATAAGGTATCAAAGTTATGCTTGTATTTAATAACAAATACATTTTTAGTATTCCATATATACCTATTTTAATCATTACTCCAGACATAATTGCAGATACATGACTTGGAGCTATAGGATGTGCATGAGGTAACCAAATATGTATAGGTATAAGTCCTGCTTTAGAACCAAATCCGATTAAAGAAAGTATAAATGCTATTAATTTTATATTTTCAGGTAAACTTGAAATTCCATCGAATGAAAATGAATTTGTATAAGCATAAATTAAACCAAATGAAGCAAATATGAACATTCCTCCAATGTGCGTAAATATAAAATACATATGACCAGCTCTTCTTACTTTTTCTTTATTATATTCAAAAATAACAAGAAAAAAAGAAGACAAAGACATTATTTCCCAATTGAACGCAAAAGTAATCAAATTATTTGACAAAACGACTGTCATCATTGAAATAACTAACAATGAATAAAAAAAATAGTTAATTGCAATATTTTTAGATTTTTTTTCATTATTTAAATATGAAAAACTATATATTATTGATAAAAAACCTATTAAACTTATTATAGAAATAAAAAATAAAGATAATTCATTTATTTGAAATTCAATAGGAAAATAAGGTAATTTTAAATATGAAAAATTTATATTTCCATTGAATTTTACAAGCAAAAAAATTGATTCAATTAAACTTATTATAGTGCCAAAAGATATCAAACCTATTGAAAAAAATTTCATTACATTAAATTTTTTAGTTAAAAATAATGGTAAAGTACCACCTATTAATATTAAAAAAATTGACATAAAAAAAATGTCCATTTATTTTCCTCCCTTATCATTTATTAAAAAAAAATAAAATTTACTTTTAAAATTTTTTTCTCATTCTTTTTTTTATTTTCCATATAATTTTTTTAGATAAAGAAAGTTTTTTCATTTCGTTTTTCTCCTTTAAATAATATTAACTAACGTCTGTATTTTAAGTCTTAAATAAAAAAAAGTCAACACTTTTATATTAATTTTCTTTTAATTTTAGGATTTAATAAAAAAATGGTAGAATCCCATTAGATCCTACCATTTTTTTATTAAGTTACAAATTATATATTTTTAGGAATATTTATAATGAATTTAACTCCTTTACCAATTTCACTTTCACACTTTATACTTCCTTTCATTTTTTGAGTCACTAAGTTATATATAAGATTTAATCCTAATCCAGAACCACCCTTTCCCATTTTAGTAGTAAAAAATGGTTCAAATATTTTATCAATTATTTCTTTTTCAATTCCACTTCCATTATCAATATAAATTAATTCTATATTATTTTCTATTTCTTCAAAGCTTATACTTATTTTTCCATTTTTTTTGTTCTCAAAACCATGAATTATACTGTTCATTATTAAATTATTTATTATTTGATACCAATCTCCTGGATATCCTTTTAATTCTATATTTTTACCCTTAATTAAGACTTCTATATTTTTTTGTTTTAACTTTTTATTCAAAATTAAAATAGTATTATTTATATAATCTTTTAAATTAAAGTTTGTTTTTATATCATTAGAAGTTTCAACAGATACTTTTTTAAATTTTTGTATTAATTCGGATGCACGTCTTAAGTTAAACATTGTAATATCTGATATTTCTAAAGTATCTTTTATATAATTTTCAAATGTCGATTTTTTTAATTCATTATTTAAAAAATCTTTTTCTAAAGATTTTGTTTTATCTTTGAGATGAGATACTGTAGTTACACTTATTCCAAGAGGTGTATTTATTTCGTGAGCTACACCAGCAACTATTTTTCCAAGTGATGCCATTTTTTCTGTTTCAACAAGTTGCTTTTGGGTTTTTTGATATTTTTCAAGAAGATTATTTAATGATTTTGTTCTTTCTAAAACTTTAAATTCTAATTCATCGTTTAATTTTTTTAATTCAGCATTTTGTGTTTCAATTTTTTTAAAACTTTCTTTTATCTCATCTTTCATTTTATTAAAAGAACTTCCAAGCTTTCCAAATTCATCTTTTGACTTTATATCTAATTTAAAGTCATAATTACCTTTACTTATACTTTGAGTTGCATCCACTAAATATTCTAAATTTTTAGTTGATTTTGATAAAACATAATATAGAATTATTCCAATAATAAAAACTAAAATTACAATAATCGTTGTTTGATATTTTAAAATATTTTGAGTAGAAGAATTTATTGTGTTTTGTGAATTAACTAAAGTTTGGTATAATGACTCTTCAGGTAAGAAAAATCCAAGAGTCCAACTTTCTTTGTAAAAACCTTTGTTTTTATTCCATGTATTGAATGAATTCAAATTTTTCATAACAAGAATATACTTTTTATTATTTATTACTATATTTTTAAATACAGTTTTTGCTGAAGAACTTGTAAGGCTTAAATTCTTTATACTCTCATATTTACTGTCTTTAAAATATCTTTTCATTGGATTATATCCTACACCTTTTTTTCCATATATTGTAGATTCTTTTTCACCTTTTAAACCCAATGTTTTTATTCCCATATCATTTATGGCAAAAACATTTCCATTAGACTGTGAAATAAAACCAAACCCATTTTTTACTACTTTAAACTCTTTAATATAATCAATTATTTGTTGTATGGTAACATCAACACTTAAAGATCCTTCAAATTTTTTTCTTGCTTTATCCCAAATTGGATAGTTTAAGGTCATTATTATTTTTCCTGTTCCTCCATCTTGTGTTGGTCCTTTAATAATTGAAAAATCTTTTAAAGGTAGATTTGAATTATTTTTTCTTTTTTCTTCAAACTGTTCAACAAGTCCTGGATTAAATGCTTCCCAATTTGGCACGTCTGTATGAGCAGGATAAACTTTATCCATTGCATTTCCAACATCATTCCATGGATATATTCTCATAAAAGATCCATTTTTTCTTCCTGAAAAATATATCCAAAGAAGATTTGAACTATTATTATAAATAGCTGGTAATACTAAATTTAAAATAGAAGTATCATGTATCTGTTGTAAAACATCATCTCTTATACTGTTATCTTTATTTAAACAGTATCTTTGAACAAGGACAACTGTATTTTGAGTTGAATCATTTTGATACCATCTTCCATTGAACTTTAACTTATCTTTAGAGTAATCATTCTTAATCATAGTTTTTGTTATTTCTTTAAAATCTTCATTATTGTCAAAGTATTCTTGTAAAATACTTCCTGCAATTGCTTGATTTTCAAAGATATTTTTTATTTTGCTTTCAATTAAGTTTGAAGCGCTATTTAAGTAATTAGTATAATATTCTTTATAAATATTTTGCATACCAATCTTTAATTCTTTTTCTGAATTATCAGCTAATTTTTTTATTCCATAAAATGATATAAAAAGCTCTATTATTAATGCTAAAAAAAGTAAAGTTATTGATATAAATATTATTTTATTTTTAAAACTCTTAGTCATACCATCACCTCCCATATTTATATTATATCACTTATTTTATGTAACATTCTTATGGTAAAATATATTTTAATACTAATTTAATGAGGTGAAACTATGTTTAAAAATATAAAAATGATTTACTTTGATCTTGATCATACACTTTGGGATTTTGAAAAAAATTCAAGAGTTTGTCTTGGTATTTTATATGATAAATATCTTTTGAAATCAAATATTGACAAAAATTATTTCATTGATGTTTATGAAAAAAATAATGATATACTGTGGGAAATGTATAGAAAAAGAGAAATAGAAGTTTCAAAATTAAAATTGAAAAGATTTGAAAATACTTTAGATGAATTAAATTATCCCTATGAAAATAATTTAATAAAAAAATTAAATGAAAATTATATTAATTTACTTGCTGAACAAGACAAAACCTTTGATGGAACACATGAAGTTTTAAAGTATTTAAAATCAAAGTACGAAATTGGAATAATAACAAATGGTTTTAAAGAAATACAATTTAAAAAACTAAAAAGTGCAAATCTTGATAATTTTTTTAAAATTATAATTACTTCTGATTCTATTGGAATTCCAAAACCTGATAAAAAAATTTTTGATTATGCTGCAAAGCTTTCTGGATTTAATCACAATGAAATTTTATATATAGGAGATGACCTACAAACTGATGTTATTTCCTCTAAAAAAGCAGGCTTTGAATCAATTTGGTTTAATTATAAAAAGAAAAACACATCCGAAGATGTGTTTCAAATTCATTCTTTATTAGAATTACTCAATCTTTTATAATTTTATTTAAATTCATCATTTCAACAAGTGCCATTGCTGCATCAAATCCTTTGTTTCCTGACTTTATACCAGCTCTATTCAATGCTTGTTCAACCGTATCAGCTGTAATTACACCAAAAGTTATGGGAATATCCGAAGTTAAGTTTATTTGCGATATTCCCTTTGATATTTCATTTGAAACAACTTCAAAGTGATATGTTTCTCCTCTTATAACTGCTGAAAGTGCAATTAATCCATTATATTTTTTTGTTTTTACAAGTTGTTTTACTAAAAAAGGAACTTCAAAACTTCCAGGAACATAATAAACGTCTATATTTTTTTCATTTAATCCATGTCTGATTAAACAATCTTTTGCGCCTTCTAAAAGTTCTGTGGTAATGTTTGAATTAAATCTCGAAATTACAATTCCAACTTTTTCATTAGATAACTTATAATTACCTTCAAATATATTCAATTTCATCCCTCACTTTAAAAATTCATTTAATTTATGATTGAATCTTTCCATTTTCGTTTTTAAATAAAATTTGTTTTCAACTGTTAGCTTTCCAAAAAGTTTTTCCATTTTTTTAACATTTATTCCATACTTCATTAATTGATTTTTTTTATCTTCATTATTAGATAAAAGAATAATATCATTTATATTCATTGCTTTTAACATTTGAGCAGCAATTGCATAATCTCTTCCATCTGGTGGAAGCCCTATTATTTCATTTGCATCATAAGTATCCACTCCATCATCTTGAAGTGCATAGGCTTTTATTTTGTTTGTTATTCCTATATTTCTTCCTTCTTGACGCAAATAAATCAAAATACCTCTTTGTTTTATTTCATTCATTGCATTATAAAGTTGTGAACCACAATCACATTTTTTTGATTTTAAAACATCTCCTGTAACACATTCCGAATGTACTCTAACTTTTACAGGATCTCCATCAAAGATATCTCCAGAATATATCAAAAAATGTTCTTTATTATCTAACAAATTTTTAAATCCTACTATCTTAAATACTCCAAGTTCAGTTGGTAATTTTGCTTCTGAAACTTTAAATACAAATTGTTTTCTTTTCATACTTTCAATATAAATATCTTCTATATCTATTATTGGTATATCATATTCTTTTGAAAGTTGATTTATATATTCAAAGTTATGTGAATCTCCATTTTCATCTAAAATTTCTATTATTGTTGAAAATCTTTTGTATCCTATAAATTCAACTAATTCTAATGATGCCTCTGTATGTCCTTTTCTATTATTTATGCCAATTCCACCTAAAAGTTGAACATGTCCTGGATAAGAAAATAAATTAATATTATTATTTTGTGCCAGCATTTCTATTGTTTTTGCTCTTTCAAAAGAAGAAATACCTGTATTACTCAACTTATAGTCTATTGGAATAAAATAATTTGTATTGTGTTTATCTAAATTGTTTGAAGGAAGTTTAAAAAAACCTCTTTCAATTAAGAGCTTTTCATCTGCAACTGTACACAAAAGGCCTTTACCTTTTGATATCATAAAATTAATTACTTCTGAATTTATTATTTCAGATGGAAAAATTAAATCTCCTTCTACTTCTCTACTCTTATCCAAAATAATTATTGGTTTATTATTTTCAAAATTCTTCTTTATACTATTAATATCCATACTCATTCTTTCCTCCCTTTATATATCTTGCAAACACATCTATTTCATAATTTACTTTTTCATTTTTTAATAAGTACTTTAAATTTGTATTTTCTATTGTATGTGGTATTATTTGAACAAAAAATGTATCTAAAGATTTTTTTGCAACAGTTAAACTAATGCCATTTAAAGTTATTGACCCTTTTTCTACAATTGCCCAATTTTCTTTTACATTTGAAAATTGAAACAAATATGATCCTCTCTGTAATTGTTTATCTATAAATTTTACAGTACCATCAACGTGTCCCAAAACAAAATGTCCGCCAAGTCTACTTCCTACTTTTAAAGCACGCTCAATGTTTACTTTTTTTGATACTTTTAAGTTTGTTCTATTTAATGTTTCTTCTCCAATACCAAAAATTAAATAATTGTTCTCTATCTTTTCTACAGTTAAGCAAACTCCGTTTAATGCTATGCTTTCTCCTAATACAATATCACTATAAGGATTTTTTATATACACATTTCTTCCTTTAATAAACATTTCTTCTACATATTCAACTATTCCAGTAAACATTTTCCAACTCCCATAAAATGTTATTATCAATATTTTTTATACTCAACGTTTTTAAGTTTTTTTCATTTTTTAAATTTTCAAATGGTGATATTCCTCTTCCAAAAATTTTTGAACTATAAAATAAAGAAATTCTATCTGCATATTCTATAAATTCTGAAGCAACTTTTGAACCGCCTTCAACCAAAACAGAATCAATATGTCTATTATAAAGTTCCTTTAATATATCTTTTATATTCAACTTATCAGTATAAATAATTTCTGTATTTTTAAAGTTCCATTTTTCATTTGAAGACGTAAATATTATATTTTCACCTTCATTGTAAATATTCAAATTTTTGTTTGCTGTAAGTCCATGTTTATCTAAAATTATTTTTAAAGGATTTCTAATTTTTTTAGTTAATCTAACATTCAAACTTGGATTATCTTTTAATATAGTTCCAGCTCCAACAAGTATTGAAGAATAAAAATTTCTCATTTCATGAACTATTTTTCTTGAGCTTTCATTTGAAATCCATTTTGAATTTCCATCTTTATTTGCTATAAATCCATCTAAAGTGAGAGCTAATTTCAAATGAACATAAGGCCTTTTTTGTACTATATAAGTCAAAAACACTCTATTAATTCCCTTTATTTTTTCTTTCATTAAACCAACTTCAACATAAATTCCAGCATCTTTTAATTTTTTAATACCTTTTCCACCAACTAATGGATTTGGATCTTTTAATCCTACATAAACTTTTTTTATACCCTCTTTTATTATTCTATCTGCACAAGGTGGTGTTTTTCCATAATGAGAACACGGTTCAAGTGTTACATACATTTCTGAATTTTTTATTGAATAACCTTTTTCCTTTGCATTGTCTATTGCAACTACTTCTGCATGTCTACCTCCAAAAAATTCATGATATCCAGTTGATAAAATTTTATTATTTTTAACTATTACTGCTCCTACCAATGGATTTGGATTAACTTTTCCAATACCCTTTAAAGACTCATTTATAGCTAAATCCATATAATTCATATTTCACCTCTTAAAAATATAATAAAAAAGCCTGAAGAATTTTCTTCAGGCTTTTTTATTATATTTTTTATCATGATATAATTAAATATAGTCTTCTCTCATCCGGACTTTAACCGTCGGTATCGGAATTTCACCGATTCAACCTAAAAGGCTCGCGGACTATCACCGCCGGTAGGGAATTTCACCCTGCCCTGAAGAACTCAAAAAAAGTATATCACAAAAATTTTAAATTTCAAAATGGAGGTTTTATTCTTGAATTTATTGTATATAGGAACAGGTGGATTTATTGGAGCAATACTCAGATATTCTATTTCTAAGTTTATTAATCAAAAATTTCCATTTTCATCTATTCCCTATGGAACTCTTTTAGTAAATATCATTGGTGCTTTTATATTAGCTTATTTAATGTCATTGTCTATTCATAAAATAGAATTTTCAAAAGAATTTATTTT contains:
- a CDS encoding hydrogenase, whose product is MNKNFINIENTKKINLSEVPLSTFDDFYNEIEILMAKNAKVIQYFAFEMNNKVMLIIILRTEMLWIGLCEAPNEYESLTKKYEQFNEYEREIAEQFSIKPIGHPWFKSLRYHKNYVGKKDLFNNDYEKVIPGNYPFYKMEGEEVHQVAVGPIHAGVIEPGHFRFNCVGEKVYNLEIQHGYQHRGIEKQLENVKLKKIPTIIESISGDSTIVHSISYSEAIEEMMNIKINENEKLLRLISLELERIANHIGDLGALSGDIAFLTVSSYYGRIRGEFLNILLEISGNRFGRGLIRPGTENMISEQQKNNFIKKIKQLEKEIINVGDMFFSQAGVLSRLEDTGIVEKNIAEKINMVGIVGRASGINYDVRRFFPNESWKKIKLEEIIETSGDAMARAMIRYKETKESLKIVQNLLKKIKSIDSKVVIQNFKLPKETLILTLQEGWRGELSHCIITNKDGKIIRYKIKDPSFNNWKGLEIAVRNEGIYDFPLCNKSFNLSYSGFDL
- a CDS encoding proton-conducting transporter membrane subunit translates to MIELIVIVPFIIGILIFFVKESKILLPITGIIHFTLTMLSWGGFLKPMFNKYVFLSSDGMIVLLITSFLFLIISFYTVFYLKEVKYENEKIFNAFMILFLASMSSVAISDNLILFWISVEATTITSAPLIFIHKSKTSIEAAWKYVIICSVGIALALLGTFLIAIARDEANLKIALSFTELYKNPSLLKMEWLKAGFVFILIGYGTKMGLAPMHTWLPDAHSEAASPASALLSGALLNTAFLGIFKITKVLKVTEAGTFAEMSLIILGLLSMLIAAVFILKQVDYKRMLAYSSVENMGIIAFGAGIGGIAAYGAIFHLIHHALIKSSLFLSAGNVLISYETKLIEKIGNMVKFLPKTFIAMFLGTVAILGFPPFGLFFSEFLIIVGSIKKGKYVAVSLFVFSLILIVAGFIKYMLKMYYDKTEYEPKIKENNWRVYPQYILLSTSFIITFFQFNQLLELINKAVEVFGGAL
- a CDS encoding respiratory chain complex I subunit 1 family protein — its product is MKSIILFILTIFLSPLFSGIILKTKAFFSGKKGPSIFINYYTLKKLLFNKGSVYSSTTTFIFKIGPIISFTVALIALMFFPIAGFNSILSFNGDIVFIIYLMGLSRFFTIISAMDTGSSFEGMGGSREGYYSALAELTLFMSIISLVNMNGYSSFMNILNFNKNIWSDYGLSLILIIISLFMILLTENSRVPVDDPKTHLELTMIHEVMVLDHSGPDLGFIHFGANLKLMFYAAFIAKLLMFFSFNNFYLDTIIFYGIIFLIYVFIGVIESLIPRFKFEKVPKFILTSFSLSILANILVKGFLK
- a CDS encoding hydrogenase; the protein is MSILNLLLMIILFSLIFSLNSSRLRILIYTIFLQGSLVSLVPIFIEEKITITTIVFAFIPFLVKGIIIPTMLIKVLDKVIMKKELEPIVGYHASIFISVLIIVFSFVIQNKISFPISNNLLGVTAIATILSGMFLLIARRKTITQVIGYLMLENGIYLIGSMLINKSSYIVEFGILLDILVGVMIMVVILQQINIKFETINTIKLKNLKE